The genomic stretch AAGCATCCAACCCGATAACCGATGCTCGTATGCGTGGAGAGTTGAAATGAACGATCTTGATTTTGCTGGCAAAACCGTGCTCGTGGTCGGCGGATCTAGCGGGATCGGAAATGCCATCGCGCAGTCGTTTCGCGCGCGCAACGCGGATGTCCATGTCTGGGGGACCCGGCCGCAGGCATCTGATTACAAGGCCGACGAGGGCTGCGACCTCTCCGGCCTTCAATATACCCAGATTGATGTCGCCGATTTCAATTCGATCGCGGCATTGCAGCCCGCCTTCGGCCGTCTGGACGTGCTGGTCCTTTCGCAGGGCATGGTCCTCTATGGGCGCCGGGAATTCGAGATCGAGGGGTTTCAGCGCATCATCGACGTCAATCTCAACAGTCTGATGGCGTGCAGCAGCAAGTTCCAGGATATGTTGAAGGCAAGCAGAGGATCACTGATCATTCTCAGTTCGATGGCGGGGTTTCGGTCCACCAAGGGCAATCCGGCCTATAATGCCTCCAAGGCGGGCGCCGTCGGTCTGACCCGCACGCTCGGTGAAGCGTGGGCCGAAGACGGCATTCGAGTCAACGGTATCGCGCCCGGACTGGTTGATACGAAGCTTACCAAAGTGACGACGGATAATCCCAAGCGGCGCGAGGGAATGGAGCAACGCGTGCCGCTGAAAAGGCTGGGCCAGCCTCAAGACATCGCGGGCACGGCGCTTTTCCTCGCCTCCCCGCTCTCGGCCTATATCGTCGGCCAGACAATCGTCGTCGATGGCGGCCTCACCCTCGCCTGAACCCAGGCTCGCGGATTTTCCTGCCCGGCCCGACCGGCATCATCACTTTTTTTCTGCCTGACGGGACAGTTCGAGATCGCGCAATACGCGCCTCCGGATCTTTCCCGCGATCGTCATCG from Rhodopseudomonas sp. BAL398 encodes the following:
- a CDS encoding SDR family NAD(P)-dependent oxidoreductase produces the protein MNDLDFAGKTVLVVGGSSGIGNAIAQSFRARNADVHVWGTRPQASDYKADEGCDLSGLQYTQIDVADFNSIAALQPAFGRLDVLVLSQGMVLYGRREFEIEGFQRIIDVNLNSLMACSSKFQDMLKASRGSLIILSSMAGFRSTKGNPAYNASKAGAVGLTRTLGEAWAEDGIRVNGIAPGLVDTKLTKVTTDNPKRREGMEQRVPLKRLGQPQDIAGTALFLASPLSAYIVGQTIVVDGGLTLA